ggccctaaatccaatggcaACTGCCcttgtaagagacagaagagaagacacaTGAAGATGAGGAGGTAATGTGaccatggaggcagaggttggagtgaggcagggaaggaagcCAAGAAACAGGGAAGGcttccagaagctggaagaaacaaggaaggattctccccagAGCCTCTAAAGGAAATAAGACCatgctgatgccttgatttcaGGCTGCCGGCCTCCGGAACTGCGGGGGAAATTCTGTTGTTTGacgccaccaagtttgtggtgatttgttacagtagcccttGGAAACCAATACATCCatctgaagaaataataaatgaaacacaATAAGGCAATTTTATCAATGATTAATATTGGCATTACCATAAAGACTTCATAAAGGATTTGTTATGaagaacttcagaaaaaaattaggtCCCTTCTACATGGGCCAGTTTTGTTCTTGGCTGTAAACTACGTGAGAGGAGCTTGAGGAAGCACTTTATATTCTGAGTCACTTGTGCTTTTGAGAGGGCCCAGCTCTGAGTTCAGGAAGGTGAGTTAGTTCATAATTAGGcaggcttttatttttatgaccAGATCCTGACTTACATCCAGGCAGAATAGGTGAAACACTGTGTAAGATTGGATCTGAGAGGCTGGGAGGCCCATGAGCCAAAATACCTCATCTACCAAGAATATGTGACCTAAAAGTCAACGGTGTTCATTCTTTGGGGTTAAGGCAGGAGCTCTGAACTTAGAGAGATTATCTAGTAGTTACTGGGATCTCTTTGCTAAGCACCCTAAAAAAGGCATTGTTATTGTAAAATATAGTCAAATGTTGTTATTTAGATGAAGGTGCCACTAACGTTCCTCCTAGGGGAAATACCTAGGGTTAGGTTCCTGCAAGCTTCTGGTCACAACATTGTCATCCCTCCGTCAACAGGTGGAAGGTGTGTCAGGGCGAAGTGGGATGCAGTGTTTTATGGCCTTTACGCCAGACTGAGAAAATCTCATTCCTAAGAGCTTCCAGAGCCTGAATCAAAGCCATGCAGCAACAGAATGTGAGaatgagaaaaagggaaaagagtaCTTAGATGATTGAGAaagatgagagacagagagaaggagggtGAGGAGGAAAAACTCTTAAAGGAAATTTGGAGAAGCCAGAGAGGCCTGATCAGGAACTGGGAGAAAGAAGAAGGTGTGGGAGGCAGATAAGTGAGACCCAGGACTTCATACAGCTTGGCTGGGTTTCACAGTCCCACTTGGCAGCTCTGAAGTCACAGAACCCAGGACTTCTAGGGAAGCTGGTTCTTCTAAAGTCAACCTGCTCAGTTAAGAGGAACATTGTCTTCAGAGGATCAGAATGGATTTACAAACCTTGCTTCCTCCCTGCAATTCATTCTATTAGGAGGTCACAGCCTGGGGGCGCACAGAAAGCAGTTCAGCTTTTGAAGAAAAGGTCCTTTTATGGCACATGAATCTGTAAGTGTGGGGGATTCTTGTCAAAAGAAGAACTGCTTCTTTTCTTAACTCTGCAGCAGATCAGTTTCTCTGCAAAGAGGACTAAGGACCTGCGAATTGGTTACTCAGAGCTTGGAGAGCCCAACCTTTTAAGCTGGAGCCGAGAGACTCTGCTGGGTAGCTGCTAGAGATAGGCATCAACTTTGGGACAAGAGTCCCTGGCTCTGCCGGCCCACTTGTAGGGAAATGGTTCACAATACAGCAGCGAGTAAACCTTCAATCCCAAGTTAAGTAATGGAAGACGAATATGGTCTTTTGGGCCCAGCTAGTTGACAAATGTCTGCGGACTTTCCTATCACATTGCTGCTGCTCTCTCGACCCTGTCAGTGAGGAAAGAACTCAGCACTTGGGACTGCTGCTCACACGTGGGTGCCAGTTGCGCCAGAATCACACCAAGAGCGAGTGCCCAGTCACCAAGCAGAGCTCAGGCAAAGGACGTTTCCAAACCGACGCCCACACCCGCAGAGCGGTCCCAGCGAACAGCAGGTGTCACCCTTTTGCTTCCAAACCCCGACCACTTTCAGGTGCCTCGCGCGCTCTCCAAACTTGTGTGTTCGGGGCTGCCGCCCCGCTGGGTGGCTGGGCCCATCTGCGCGTATACGGGGCGCTCCTGTGCGGAGGGTGGGGAGTTGCAGCTTTCCAGCGTGCCCTCCAGGGGGATGAGGGAGGTGATGCCGAGGGCAGCAGGTGCCAGCAGAAGTCACCGGGCGTCTCGGAGGTCGAAGATTGAACTTGCAACGGGAGCTGGGGAAGGTGGTGCGCGCTTCCAAATGCCTCCCCCTTGCCCCAGCAGTTTCTCGGTGCCCAGAGCAGCGCGGGGGAGGCACTGCTAGGGCTCAGGAGCAGAGGCGCTTGGACCATGGCTGCGACCCCGGCTCCGGCCCGGGTCCCCGCGCGCCTGCAGTACAGTGTGCAACTGCGCTTTGTGACGGAGGAGCAGCTCTTTCGGCCTGGACAGTTCTTGTGCCGCAGCCGGAAATCTCTGCGGCTGGAGGTGCAAAAAGCACGGGAGGAGGCGGACGCGACGGTGACTGATGGTGAAGTACCGGGCACTACCCCCGCATGCCGGGTCCCACTCGGAAGTTGCGGCTGTTTTGCGCGCGAGCGCGGTAATAGGAGCGCGGGTGTGTGCGCTTTAGCGCACGTGTAGGGATGCGAGTGTGTGCGCCCATCGCGCGTGCATGGAGTGCGGGTGTGTGCGCTCGTTGGGCGTGTACGAGACTGCGTGTGTCCGGTCGGCGTGCGTGTACCGCGGTGCGCTCTGTTGCCCGGCGCGCGCGTGTAGAAGTGCGGGTTGCGCACTCCGGCTGTCCCAGAGCAGGTGTGCATCCCCAGCAACTCTCCGAAGGGAAATGCCGGGCTGCCTCTCCTGTCCGGAAAACGTCCAGATGGATCCCGTCGTATCTTTATTGCTCTCAGAGAACTTAGTAGCTGTAGGCAGACGAGCTCTGAGAACCAGCTTCGGCCTTGAGATGCCAAAAGTGGGGTCAGGAGAAGAGAGGCATGTGATTTCTTCGCCGGGAATCCATTCAGGACCAAAACAGGAGAGGCCCCAATGTCTCAGTACTTCCAAGCCTACGTGTTTCTCATTCCTTTCCAAAGGAATAGGCCATCTTACAGTTGCACCCGAAGCTTTCTGGTGAGCGAAGTTGTGA
This genomic window from Pan paniscus chromosome 11, NHGRI_mPanPan1-v2.0_pri, whole genome shotgun sequence contains:
- the LOC103786919 gene encoding uncharacterized protein LOC103786919, with translation MHTCSGTAGVRNPHFYTRAPGNRAHRGTRTPTGHTQSRTRPTSAHTRTPCTRDGRTHSHPYTCAKAHTPALLLPRSRAKQPQLPSGTRHAGVVPGTSPSVTVASASSRAFCTSSRRDFRLRHKNCPGRKSCSSVTKRSCTLYCRRAGTRAGAGVAAMVQAPLLLSPSSASPALLWAPRNCWGKGEAFGSAHHLPQLPLQVQSSTSETPGDFCWHLLPSASPPSSPWRARWKAATPHPPHRSAPYTRRWAQPPSGAAAPNTQVWRAREAPESGRGLEAKG